A genomic stretch from Flavobacterium nitratireducens includes:
- the recG gene encoding ATP-dependent DNA helicase RecG, with amino-acid sequence MSSNNLLLTPIEYLKGVGPSRGELLRKELGIHKYGDLLNFYPNRYIDRTRYYKINQLQNNIAEVQIIGKIINVKTVEFAKGKKRLVATFVDDTGQMELVWFQGHKWIRESLKINELMVIFGKCTSFNGVYNMAHPEIELWGEHEQSLRSAMQAVYPSTETLTNRGISNRVINKMMQQLFLETQALFSETLPNYLIENLKLIPKNAALFNIHFPKSAEALAKAQFRLKFEELFFIQLQLIMKNLIQKHKIKGHSFTKVGELFNDFYQNHLPFELTNAQKRVIKEIRTDMGSNAQMNRLLQGDVGSGKTIVAFMSMLLALDNGFQACLMAPTEILANQHFLGLSELANKLNINIRILTGSTKTSDRKIIHEELENGSLQILIGTHALLEDKVKFHNLGLAIIDEQHRFGVEQRSKLWKKNDIPPHILVMTATPIPRTLAMSLYGDLDISVIDELPPGRKPIQTVHRYDSNRLKIWKFIRDEIALGRQIYIVYPLIQESEKMDYKDLMDGYESISRDFPLPNYAVSIVHGKMKPADKDAEMKRFAEGKTNIMVATTVIEVGVNVPNASVMIIESAERFGLSQLHQLRGRVGRGAEQSYCILITDHKLSSDSKTRMETMVRTNDGFEIAEVDLKLRGPGNLMGTQQSGVLNLQIADIVKDREILSLARAHAMQIVNSDMGLNKPEHAVLKAVYMELTKKKNIWNYIS; translated from the coding sequence TTATCAATGTCAAAACCGTTGAATTTGCCAAAGGCAAAAAACGCTTGGTGGCCACTTTTGTGGATGATACCGGACAAATGGAATTAGTTTGGTTTCAGGGACACAAATGGATTCGTGAATCTTTGAAGATAAATGAATTGATGGTCATTTTTGGAAAATGCACATCCTTTAACGGTGTGTACAATATGGCGCATCCGGAAATCGAACTCTGGGGCGAACACGAACAGAGTTTGCGTTCGGCTATGCAGGCGGTTTACCCTTCAACCGAAACTTTGACGAATCGGGGTATTTCAAATAGGGTTATCAACAAGATGATGCAGCAATTATTTTTGGAAACACAAGCCTTGTTTTCAGAAACTTTACCTAATTACCTCATTGAAAACTTGAAGTTGATTCCAAAGAATGCCGCATTGTTCAATATTCATTTTCCAAAGAGCGCCGAAGCTTTGGCGAAAGCCCAATTCCGATTAAAATTTGAAGAATTGTTTTTCATTCAGCTACAACTGATTATGAAAAACCTGATTCAAAAACATAAAATCAAAGGACATTCTTTTACAAAGGTTGGCGAACTTTTTAATGATTTTTACCAAAACCATCTTCCTTTTGAACTGACAAACGCTCAAAAAAGAGTAATCAAGGAAATCCGTACGGATATGGGAAGTAATGCTCAAATGAATCGTTTGTTACAAGGAGATGTAGGTTCAGGAAAAACCATTGTGGCATTTATGAGCATGCTTTTAGCCTTAGACAACGGCTTTCAGGCTTGTTTAATGGCTCCCACAGAAATCCTAGCTAACCAACATTTTTTAGGTCTTTCAGAATTAGCTAACAAACTCAATATAAACATTAGAATCCTTACAGGTTCAACCAAAACTTCAGATAGAAAAATTATTCACGAAGAACTGGAAAACGGCAGTTTACAAATCCTTATTGGTACACATGCCTTACTGGAAGACAAGGTGAAATTCCATAATTTAGGTTTAGCCATTATTGATGAGCAACATCGTTTTGGAGTAGAACAACGATCTAAATTGTGGAAGAAAAACGATATTCCACCACATATTTTGGTAATGACCGCCACTCCTATTCCGCGTACTTTAGCGATGAGTCTATACGGTGATTTGGACATTTCGGTTATTGACGAATTACCTCCGGGACGAAAACCCATTCAAACCGTGCATCGTTATGACAGCAACCGCTTGAAAATTTGGAAATTTATTCGGGACGAAATTGCTTTAGGGCGCCAAATTTACATTGTCTATCCATTGATTCAGGAATCAGAAAAGATGGATTACAAGGACTTAATGGATGGTTATGAAAGCATTTCCAGAGATTTTCCACTGCCCAATTATGCCGTTTCTATTGTTCATGGCAAGATGAAACCCGCCGATAAAGATGCTGAAATGAAACGTTTTGCCGAAGGAAAAACCAATATTATGGTGGCTACAACTGTAATTGAAGTAGGCGTAAATGTTCCTAATGCTTCGGTTATGATTATCGAAAGTGCGGAACGTTTTGGATTATCACAATTACACCAATTAAGAGGTCGTGTAGGTCGTGGTGCCGAGCAAAGCTATTGCATCCTGATTACAGATCATAAACTAAGTTCCGATAGCAAAACCCGAATGGAAACTATGGTTCGTACCAATGACGGATTTGAAATTGCCGAAGTCGATTTGAAATTAAGAGGTCCGGGAAACCTAATGGGAACACAACAAAGCGGTGTGCTAAACCTTCAAATTGCCGATATAGTCAAAGACAGAGAAATTCTTTCCTTAGCCAGAGCTCATGCGATGCAAATTGTCAATTCGGATATGGGATTAAACAAGCCCGAACATGCGGTTTTAAAAGCGGTTTATATGGAATTAACAAAGAAAAAGAACATCTGGAATTACATTAGTTAG